GATTTATGACTGGCCGCTTTCTATCTCATACCAGTATTTTTAAGGAGAACGCTCTTGATGGATAAAAAGAAGATCCTTCTTATTGACGATGAAGAGGACTTTTGTTTCTTTGTAAAACTGAACCTTGAAAGAACAGGGGAATACCAGGTCTTCACGGCCACGGACGGCATTGAAGGCATCAGGCTGGCGAAACAGCTTAAACCCGATCTCATATTCCTCGATATCGTCATGCCGAAGATGGACGGCGGGCGTGTTGCGGAGATCCTCCTTGAGGATGAATCAACGAAAAATATCCCCTTTGTTTTCGTTACGGCCATGATCAGCGATAATAACCTTGCGGGATATGGAGGGGAGATCGGTGGAAGGGATTTTATTACCAAGCC
This is a stretch of genomic DNA from Syntrophorhabdaceae bacterium. It encodes these proteins:
- a CDS encoding response regulator, with the protein product MDKKKILLIDDEEDFCFFVKLNLERTGEYQVFTATDGIEGIRLAKQLKPDLIFLDIVMPKMDGGRVAEILLEDESTKNIPFVFVTAMISDNNLAGYGGEIGGRDFITKPVVSKNLIEKIEQYYPVKKESCR